TCAAGGTACAGGTGCTACCACGGCTGAGAGAAGAATATTCAAAAACACTCTGGAtactaaaaaaggaaaacttctCTGAATATGCTTCAAAGAGATCTGCCTCTCTCTgggctgagatggtttgaatACCCAAAGTCATAGTTTGCAGTGGTAACTTTTCctcatatttctttatttttgtcttttacgCATTTGTTTAGGTGAGCCGGCTGCTGATGCTGGGCGGCGCCAATGTGAACTACCGCACAGAGGTGCTGAACAACGCCCCCATCCTCTGTGTCCACTCCCATTTGGGCTACATGGACATGGTGGCTTTGCTGCTAGAGTTTGGCGCTTCTGTTGACGCACAGTCTGAAAGCGGCCTAACGCCGCTGGGCTACGCTGCTGCTGGCGGGCACATGACAATTGTGACTGCACTCTGCCGCAGGAGAGCGAAGGTTTGTGAAGGGAAATGGCAAGGGGAAAAACTGGACTGATTTCCATGTAAGATGTTTTTGATCAAATCTATATCCTGCTACCAGGTGGACCACTTGGATAAGAATGGTCAGTGCGCCCTGGTTCACGCAGCCCTGAGGGGCCACATGGAGGTCGTGAAATATCTTATCCAGTGTGACTGGAGTATGGGGTCGCAACAGCAACAGCAGTCACCGCAGACTCAACAACAGTCGACCTTCACCAAGAGTCACGCAGTCCAGCAGGCTCTCATCGCTGCAGCCAGTATGGGATACACAGAGGTacagcagggacacatggatGGGGACGAATTTGGGTTATTATGCCACATAAATGGTTCTTCAATTCTTTATTGGTAACAAAATTGACCCTCTGAATCTAACGTGATGATTAAAGCCTGGTTATTCAAGCCTAGTCACCTACAGACAGATTTAGACTTGCAATCAATGCATGATTTAGATTTCTGCAGGAAATCTACGTCCTAACTCATGATGTAACTGAATGTAACGTCTTTGAACCCAATGCTGCAACCTTCCATGCCATTTAAGTTGTTGCGGACTCCATTGACCCTACGTGTGGTTACATGTCTCGGTATGTGTACGCCAGGTTATGTGGAAAGTTGCGGTGTAGGGTTAAAAGGTTTCGTTATGTTGGAAGTTACAATGTAGGTTTCCTGCAGAAGTCTAAACCATGCATAAATCAGGGAAACAAACAGAGGGAAAGGGTTAAAACCGAGATGGTTTACATGTGAATCGTACTTAAGGAAAACAGGAATCTCAAACTACACGTTTtcgttatttattttttttaattaagtactttatttgtatttatttttttcatttttgaaaacaAGCCTTATTTTACTTGCAATGAGAAAATaacatttgtattattttattattagaaTGCCCCTCCAGGACATTGTgaaatttaataataaatatctCTGAAACACTTTTAATAAGTTATACTTTGTACCTTTTACTTGACAGTCAGTTGTTGACTATATACAGACACTGATCAAACTTTTAGCCTGCTGCATTAAATTATAATCCATGTGGAACTTTGATGTTCTGGAGTCTAACTGGACCGCCTTAAATTTTAATTGAATACCACTGCTGTTCAGTTCCTTTGAGCTCATTGCTATTATTgactattttcattttgttgagTCTCTGTATTAAGAAGaagttgtaataaaaaaaagtgacatAAAATGCTAGAAGTACTTGTTATTGCACCATTTTTGTGGCTTCGTGTTCCACATTCACACCAATGGTGGTGGTAAATCAGATTTAGTAACCCTGTAAAAGAAGCAATAACTATAGAATTTCTCATTGAAGCTTGTTCTGCTGTGTAAGCCAACTGTTAAAGATGCTCTCTGTAGTGATCACTTgttgggggaagaaaaaaaaaggttgcatTAACTTTTACAAATTTGAAGTCACTTAGAAATGCcactattttttaaagtaagccTATTAGCATTATATTAATCAGAAATGTAAATGGTGAATAATGCAGATACTCATCGCTACtcattcattctttcatttgctttttgatACACTAGCCACAGATATACTTTTTCAAACATCACTCCTGCCTTCTGGTGAcacgttttttgtttgtttttcatcccCATTGACAGTTTTATGGTGTTAAAACTCCAGCTGATCATGTTAGCTCAGCTGAAAATTCAGATTTCAGAGTACAAGTTCAGCTTTTATAGGTTTGCTGTCCCATTAGGAATAATTTTCTTCTGAGACTTTGTTTTCACACAGCAGGATGTGCTACTCCCTTCCCAAACCACCACAAACTTAATCAAGCTGCCAGCTGAGGACTGTTAGGAGTTTATTTCTCAGATTGTGATGTTCCTATCCTCTTGCTCAGTTATGCAGCGATGTCTTCCACTTCTTTCTGTTTTGGGAGGGGGGTAGTACAGACCGCTGTATGAGAACTGAAATGCGGTTCATTTCTGAGAACTTAATTAGATTCAGAATAAAGAGGCTTTTGGTCTTTTTAAGAGGGACAAGAAAATGATGCTCCGAATACTCAACTCTCCAAATGTGCCTATTTAATCAGCAGAAcagttttcatatttaaaactgGATAATTGGATAAACATACAATAGGTTACACAATGTGTCACTGAAACATGGGCGTGATGATTGCTgataattggcctatctggtgtgtttgtgtgtaactACCAGCTGTTAGTCACACGTACCTGCTGTAGGGTTTGGAGAAAAAGCACTttggacatttttaaatatgtgaATTATATGAAGTTAAGCTGGATGGTAAATGTAGTGGAAGAGAGAAGTAGTAGATTAAGGGGACTGTGCGATTCCTAATGTCAGTTCAATGTGATATAAATATATTCTGCAGTTGACTGGCAGGGATCTGGTTGTCAGCGCTGTTGCTGATGACTTGTGTACAATCCTGTCTCTCAGATCAGATTACAACAGATTTAAAGGGTAATAGATTTCAGTCTGTAAGAGGAAACTTGGACATTAATCAGTGCCATCTTGAATCTTGTTCCTCATCAGATCGTGTCTTACCTGCTGGACCTGCCAGAGAAAGATGAAGAGGAGGTGGAGCGGGCTCAGATCAATAACTTTGACACCCTGTGGGGAGAGACAGGTAGGAGTCCATACTGTAACCGTGCATTATGCATCTAAAACCACCAGTTCAGAATAACAGATGACTGTGAATGCTCATGTTAATGCCCCTGTGCAAATGCAAAGATGTATCATCTTTTTTCCCCATAAAGTTCAGACTGATGGAGTTTTTGTGAGAGGGTTTTTCACTGCGAGGCAGAGCGCTGCAGTGCGGATGTGGGAGatgtttcttgtgtgtctgctgctggctgctgctggctgctgctgcGTCAGACGCTGATGACAGTGCAGTGGTGTCATTGGAGCATAGACAGGGCTGGGCCCACacaggggaggggaggggggcttTGACTGAGCTCCAGGGTGCTTAGAAATGACTAGTCTGATTGCACTGTAGCAGGATGTTGAGAAATGTAATGTATCATTATAACCTAGAGCTATAAAACCTCATTGCAATCTTTAGTGCCCCTGCTGCAGTTTTGGAATGACTGTCTTCTCACTGTTGAAGAGGGGGAGTCATTCAGCTctgctttcattgtttataaGGGATCAAAAGGGTAACAGCTGTTCTGGCACATGATTTCCAATCCCGGTGTTACTAGATAGGTCAAGTGGAAGTATGTTAACAGCCCGAGGGAGACTATGCATATTGACACTTACAGTTTACGATATACCTAAATGTTTCTCCAGCAAAGAATAAGTAGGTTGAAGCTGGGGTCACACTACCAGGTCTGCTGCCGCTCTGATTCAGTCTGCTGAAATGATTCCAATTacatctctcctctcctcatcaCTTAAAGTACCTGCGTCTTATGTACACTATAGCAGTAATCAAGTCAGCATGTGTAGGTGTAATCACGATGAACCTAAAGCTCAAGCTTCATACGGGTCTAAACTCTCTTTCTCACAGAGAGAGGATATCCTTAATATGGTCATCGGGCTCAGTGGTCTCTCAAGTCTGTTGTTCAAATTAGAATAAAGTGAAAGGGAAAGACGTTCAAATGGCTTATTGCAGACAGAGGATGAATTAGGGGCTCAAGTCCCAGCATGAGATTAATAAGGATTCTTTTGACTTATTAAAAAACGAAGATATGCAATTATGCAAAAAAGTATGGAGTTGGAAATGAGCAGATGATGATATGCTAATTTTGTGCTCCTAACTAGCCATAACATCACACGGTTGTGTATTTGTGCATTCAGCTCTAACAGCAGCCTCTGGTCGTGGGAAGCTGGAGGTTTGCCGTCTGTTACTGGAGCAGGGTGCAGCTGTGGCTCAGCCCAACAGGCGAGGCATCGTCCCACTGTTCAGCGCCGTCCGGCAGGGACACTGGCAGGTCAGTGGCCACCTGATCCTCTTTGCTAAACGAATATATTTTGctttgaaaacttgcaaaaaatgaaaaatttggaTGCATCTCATTAGGCTTTGGGAAAATCTTAATTTTCCCTGCTGTTGCCTAGTCTAACTGTCAGAGtaatagttttaaaaatgaatttctaGCTGCAGTTTTCCTGTTAACTTATCTCTTTGATGTTGTATTGGGTGTTGCAGATTGTGGACCTTTTACTTACACATGGAGCAGATGTGAACCTGGCTGACAAGCAGGGTCGTACGCCTCTGATGATGGCTGCCTCAGAAGGACACCTGGGAACTGTTGAGTTTTTACTAGCTCAAGGTGAATAAAGAAAAGAACTTGAAAACAAATTGAAACTCAGTCAGGTCTTTGCATTTAGCTAAAAAATACTTCTGTCACAGCAGGAAACCGATACAACATTGTAAACACATAAATGTGTTGTTGGGAAGTGTTTGTGTAAAATTACTTCACATCTCGCAACAGATATTCTGAACTTGAGTAGCGAAGGGAAGAAATATGTGTCTGTATTTGCCTGATGGTCATGCTAGCTCTACTAAATGTTTCTGTATCTGGACTGGGTGCAAACACAAAGTTGTATATCAAAGTCAGACATGATGGATGGCAGGAGAATCAGATTTGACAGGTCAGAGGAGCCAGCGAAGGATAAAAGAAAATCTCCTTAAAATGGAAAAGATTTAAAGCAAATATATTTGCCTCAAACCGATTTGAGATTATAACACAAGAATACTGACTGTACtaataaaactgaacaaaacTGAACCTAATTACGGTTTTCAAATTATGTTTACTGTAATTGGATCCAAATGAAATCAACGGTAAATTTACAAAATCAATCAAAAGTAATACAGCAATTagttattaaaaacaaacagagacacacacacaaaaatacaaaccAGCCAACCACAGATGGATATTACTCTGAGATGGAGTGCAAAAATACGCTTGGCTGCGTCTCACTGCTCCTGCTACTGTTTCCTGTCCCAGGAGCCTCCCTGTCTTTGATGGATAAGGAGGGTCTAACTGCTCTGAGCTGGGCATGTCTGAAAGGCCATTTACCTGTTGTCCGCTGCCTGGTGGAGAGCGGAGCCGCCACTGACCACGCGGACAAGAACGGACGCACGCCCCTCGACCTGGCTGCCTTCTACGGCGACTCTGAAGTGGTATGTAGCTAATGTGGAAAGCAAAGGGATGCATATACGACACCCATACGTAGCTCGTATGTGTCTGATCAGGTTTTTATATTGACGACATTGATTTAGCAAATTTTTAACTAGCTTAACTATTTCTATGGCAAGCTATAAAGTAgtatgatttgttttttgtagacagaggtgtcaaacataaggtccAGGGGCCAGATTCGGCCTGGCAAGGACCCTAATCCGGCCCCACTGGGCAGATTTCAAAAATCTTACGGAAAGCATCAAATTTGGACTTTTAAGTATATTTTCACAAGTTCTACAACATTACCTTtactgataaagacctcccAAATGGtcatacataataataataactatcaGCTATTTGAACTACAGTAGCTCGTCTTGCTGGATCAGACCACACGGGCCAGCCTTCGCTCCCCACGTGCACCAGAGACTCCTTGGCCAACCATGGCCCCTGTTGCTGGCTCATCACTGTTCCTTTGTTGGCGTAATGTACAAGAGAGGCTTTGGAATCCTGGATGATATGTCTCTCTGTCCTTCTCTTTTTCGCTCTCTCACTCCATTTTCTTTGTCTCACCAGGTCCAGTTCTTGGTGGACCATGGGGCCATGATAGAGCACGTAGACTACAGCGGGATGCGTCCTCTGGACAGAGCGGTGGGCTGCAGAAACACGTCCGTGGTAGTCGCCCTGCTAAAGAAAGGAGCCAAGATAGGTAAGAGCAGGTTGACAGAATTAAAGAACCTATTATTTAGCAAACAGACGAGGGACTCTTAAGTGCAGCACCTTTGTTTTGTAGCGCCACATAACAGCATTATTCGCCTGCTGTGAAATAAGATACAATTGGAGATTGTATTTTGGCTGAAAAGGTCATGCATCGGCATTTAAGCATGAGCTGCATGAAAGACTATAAAAGGAGAATTCAAAAGATGATTGCGTACGCACTTCCTGCTGGTCATTATAGAGCACTATAGTACTCCAGTGTAATAAGCCATGGATTCAGGTTTGTGTCTCCATGTAGCATAAACAGCTTCCTGCTACTGTATGCCATCCACCCCCCTGGTGCTGCTTCTCCACAGCTATTTATGGCTCtgatgtgtgtttctttttattgtacTACTGTTGCCgttgtgttgttttgctttctctctctctgtcatgttCTCTCAGCGCCTCTGTTTGTCTCTATCGCTCACGCTATCTCCCTGTTTCTCTCACAATCATGTCCTTTCTCTCGATTCCTCTGTGGTTGCTCAGAGACAGGTTGTTATTAGCGCTTGCGGtggtttcttttagtttttttatttttcatttttttgctgAGGCACTTATCTCCGCTTCTCACTGCTGCTTGTATTCCTTTTCtcacttctcttcctcctccgccaccaccatcatcacctCTCTTCTCTTTCACCCTCCTGCTGTTTCTAtctctttctttcctctcaTTCCTACGCACTCCCACACCCCTGTTTCTCTGGCAATCCTGCCCTCCCCTTCCTACTTACACTCCATCCCTTGCCCATGACCTCCCTCCTCTTCCCCTCTTACTGCTATCCCCCCGCCTCTCTCTCCGGCCCCAGGATGTCAGACGCTGCCCAGTCGGCCCCGAGGTAAAGCCAAGGCTGTCGACTTCTCACCCTACCAGGCATTTTGACAGCTCTAtctcctctctctgtgttgtctgtgtCGTCCTAAGTGTCGGCAGGCGAGCTTAGCTACCAAAAACCTTCCCAAACTGACAAATAATAACATGCAAAGGTATTAGCACTGACAGAGACGCAGTCGGGATTGCCTAGAGGTAGATGCTAACGTTGAAGTGGTTAATGACAGCATGCCCAGCCTCCAGCCTGTGACGTCGTATCAAGGTGTTGACCCTCCATCCCACAGATGCATGACGGAAGCCCACAGTAACACTTGCGTGGTAGTGATTTAGCGGAACTGCATGTATTTGTAATACCTCTGTGCCACCGCCACCACAGACTGCAGTGATAAACCATCCTCCAGACGTTTTCTCAGTGTCAGCTAGGCCAGGCAGCAGCATTCCCACCCTCACCACCAGTTCAGGGGACAGCTCACGCCTGCAGAGCCCCGTTTTATCCCTCCTGCTtgcctcttttgtttttcccgTAACTGCCCCCGTGTCTCCTTGTGCTAAatcctcctccttttcatctCTGtggtgtgtgcacatgtgtcaAGGATTGCTGTTGCGCAGATACAACAAAGACCGTTTCAGTCAAGGGATTGTGTTTGATTTCTCAATCATTTTTTCCCCAGTTAGTTTTTTTCCCGTTTGATTTTCTTGCTTTTTAATCACGTCTGTGAATTACTGTACATCTGCACTTCTTGACAAGACAGAAAATGTGTCTTAGTAGAAAGTCATGACAGTATGCTTTGATTTAATTTCTCTGTACTACACATCTACACTAGGTTTGCCTGGGCCAAAACATATTTGCAGATATTTCATAATTAATtgttcaaaaaacaaaataaaaagccaCTTTTCACAACAATGACAATGCTAATTTTTGTACGACAAAtaagcacttttaaaaaattattggCAAATAGCATTTGACCCAGGCATGATGTCACGATGGTCACAATGCTCTCGAGGTGTCAGgatagtttttttatttattttttgtaatcttTCCTCTGCAGTGGATTGCCTGTCTTTTCTCTTCCATTCCCCCATTTTGACTGTTGTCCTCATTCCTGTTATTATTGTTGTGTGTACTGTGACTCCCAGTCGctcctctcctctttctcctcctgctccttcTCTCTGCTTATTACTGCGTGTCTTTCTTTCATCTGCTCCCCCCTTTGTCACACAGGTCCAGCCACGTGGGCTATGGCCACCTCCAAACCCGACATCATGATCATCTTACTCAGCAAACTCATCGAGGAAGGAGACAGTTTCTACAAGGTCAGAGAACAGGCTGTGCACTCAGCAGCTCAGATTTCATACTGTGAATGAAAGATGGGTGATGGATATCCTTTATATACAAGTTTAAAGATGCCTTTTTGGTAAAGTCATAAACTCCCATTGAAAAATTCTGATCTTTGTGTCACATATCTGGCTATAAACCATATCCATATTAGAATATTCCCAAGCCAAAGACATTATTTAAATAAGAGCTCAGTAGTGTCTGTCTACAAATGGATTTAAATCGCTAATTTAGGTATTTTGCTTTGTGCATTGTTGTTTTGGTGCAAGTTGCCCAATTTTGGAGGCTAGTACATGCCTATCCCCCAGCTTTTTGAACACCAAAATGAAGCGACGTAGGAGTTTCAAAGTGATACTATAGATACATCTTCTCAAACATCACAGATGAGTTTGACTCTCTGTGACCTTGACTTGAgtgtcaaggtcagaggtcaagttttctgaaaatattGTGATAATAACTTGAGAAATACGCCATCTTGGATTTTCAAATTAATATCATAGATCCATCTGCTTGGAGGGTGAGGGGTAGCCCACCAGTATTTATGTGTTATAGGTGCTTAAGCGGTACAAATTGACCATTTTAGCCTGTGATGTAGTCGCTAGAGAATATTATGATGCAAAAATATATTGGACATATATATTGAATTgaagttttgtggatataaaATACATATCATTGGGAAATTAAAATCACACTATGTTCTTATAAGGTGGTATAAGTGGGTATTTTAAACCTCTTTTTAGGTGGTTGGGAAAAATGATGACATCATAATATCTGGTTTAGATTAGAAGATGAAGTGCCTGCGTGCTCTTTATGGTTCTTCAACTCCTGATCATGCCGCGGGAAATTTGCATTGGCTATTTGCTGTAATGATCTTTGCCTTCTCTTAAAATAAATGGGATTAAAGATGACCCATCTTATGGTGGGGAAACTGCTCAGATGCTCGACTGTAATGCCGGCTAGCTGCACACTTCTTCTGACTGGTCATTGtagtttattaaaaagaaaatagttccTACATAAAACTTTACGGatgatttgatttgatgcaatttatttatttattgtttgatTTCTGGAAAGAAACTACATGTATTTCAAGGAGGTAGAAATCTTAATAGTGTTCTGTATAATCTACAAAACTTGGCAATTCACAACAAAACTAACCAGATGGATGAATAGCACTGCAGGGTACTTGGAAAAAACGATTTTGGAATTTGGGTGCAGTGATTAGCCCAGCTGGCTCCGTACAAGAAAGTTCCTGATTGAAAATAACTGATTGTAATCAAGCACATGTATTGTGGTGGAAAATAAATGGTTACCAGCTGAAATATCAAATATCTGAAGAATATGAAGTTTTCATGTTATCCTGTGTGGgtattttaatttctttccacagtccaaagaaatGCTTGGTGGGTTAATTAGTGATTAGAAATTGTCTGTAGGCATGAATGTAAGGTGCGCTATCATCCCATTATAGCTAGAATATGCTTTAATATGCCCTGAGTTGGATAAGTGCAGAGGAACAATTAGGATAGATTGTGCTTCTATGAGATATAcatatatttgaaaaaaatcccATCCCATCCCCACCATTGAGTTCAATCTAAGAACAGGTCATGAAACTTGATATATTGCTTCCTTTTATAGTGTCAAGTGTTCATATTAACGTTTTATTTCACCATAAATGGAGGATAAGGCAGATGTATCTTTTTGTATTTGTCCAACAGAAGGGGAAGGTGAAGGAGGCTGCGCAGCGTTATCAGTACGCTCTCAAAAAGTTTCCACGCGAAGGCTTCAGCGAGGACCTTAAGACATTCAGGGAACTTAAAGTATCGCTCTTCCTCAACCTGTCCCGATGTCGAAGGAAAATGAACGTAAGTCAGCAGAAAAGCAGCAACAGCGACTTGTAAAAAACACTAAATTGTTACAGCTGAAGGATGTTACAAAAGCTATTGATGCTTAATGATACTATTGGCCACATGTTAATTTATCTCACTATTCTGTACTGTTCATTATTGTTCTCCTGTGCTTAATCTCTCCAGGACTTTGGGATGGCTGAGGAATTTGCTACTAAAGCGCTCGAACTGAAACCAAAATCTTATGAGGCGTACTACGCCAGGGCACGCGCCAAGCGTAGCAGCAGGTACTCATTTTATCCTTGTACAAATCAAAGAAATGCTTTCCCTTTTCCCTACCCCTTTCTCCATGGTCTTCCTTTTTAAAGGATCTCTATATTCTTCCCCcagattttacagttttgcgtaattcactttattttatttatttatttattatctatTATTTTAGACAATTTCCTGAAGCCTTAGAGGACCTGAATGAAGCCATAAAGCAGTGCCCCAATAACAGAGAAATCCAGCGGCTGCTCCAGAGGGTGGAAGAAGAATGCCACCAGCTTAACCAGGAGGAGCACCAGCAGCAGGACCTGGAGCTGGAGCCTCCTCCCTCACCCCCTCCTACACCTCCCCCAGAAGAGGAGGAGTCCCTGTCTCTGTCCATGCCTCTCCCCCCTCCACCAGAGCCCCGTCTGGAAGACATGGAGCCCGTACAGGACTTGTTTGAGGATGAGGACTACCTGGAGCAGGAGCTGGAAGCCATGTCGATGGGTCTGCCCCCACCCGAGTCCCTCACAAATCCCTCCAGCCTTCCTATAATTCAGAGTCCACCCCTCTCCCCCACACATCCAGATCAGATTTACTTGGCTGGAGGCTCACCTATGGGCCAGCCCTATGAATACCACCCCACCTCTTCCTCCATGTCCTCCCCAACTCGGGGCTCCTACCAGCCCACGTCGCCCTCCCTCTCTCCAACACATCAGAACTCCCATTACAGACACAGTCCCCCTCACACCTCCCCAGTGCACCAGCCATCCTACCGCTTCAGCCCACCTCCTATGGGTACCGGGGGTCAGGGGATGGATCACCAGAGCCCACCGCCTTCCCCTTTACGTCGGGCTGCTCAGTATAGAGCCAGTCCACCGTTAGAAAGTGTTTGTCTATACAGGTCTCAGTCTGGGTCACCTGTGCGCTATCAGACAGAGCAGCTTCCTGGAAGACCCAAATCTCCCCTCTCCAAGATGAGCAGCCAGCGTTCTTTCCAGCTGAGTTCGCAGCCCTCTTTATCCTCCCAACACCACCAAGCCCAAGGCCTCCGTCTGCAGCCTTCCATAGCCCAAATAGTCCGCACAAACCAGCCCAGCAACGTAATGGGAAATAGTAGTTATGGTGGCCAGATGGGCCACTCCATGGGTGGTCGCTACCAAGGGGGTTCAGTGGACGTAGAGAGCCGCTTGGTGTACCAGCCCTCACTGGATGGACGGTCAATGTCCCAAGTCCAGGCCAGCCTCAGTTCTGGGGCCCTCTGTCAGCACGGCGGCCGAGGAGGGGTTATGGAGTCGAGCCTGTTGAAGGATGAGCTACCCCAGCGCCCCTCCTCTGCCTACCGCGCCAGCAGTGGAGGCCCGGGGGGCATCCGTTACAGCCAGACACCTCAGATAAGCCGCAGCCAGTCAGCCGCCTACTACCCAGTCTCTGAACACGTTCTTGAGCGTGCCAATGCCATGCCCCCCTGCCAGCTGGGCTCTCCCGAGATCCCCCATATGGTTAGACGCCCTGTGAGTGCCAATACTACTGAAATGAAACAGCATGTGCCCACCCCTAGGCCTCTCATCCATTCTCAGAGTGTAGGCCTTCGATTCTCACCTTCCAGCAACAACATCTCAACTGGATCCACCTCGAATTTAGCGCCAGGTTTCAGGCCTTCCTCTTCCATTCAGCAGATGGAGATTCCCTTACAAGCCACATACGAGCGCACCTGTGATGACATCTCTCCCATCTCTCCCTCCCAGGGTGGTGGGGGGTTGTATCAGGGAGAGACCACTCGCTCCCGCAATACGCCTTTTATGGGGATCATAGACAAGACGGCTCGGACTCAGCAGTACCTGCATCAGCCCTCACGGTCCAGGGCAATGACATCTATGGACTCTGCCATCAGCCCCACCTCCCCCGGTCAGCTGGTCCAGCAAGGCTCCACCTACAGTCCCCCCGCCTCACTGGGTAATATCGCCTACTACAACAAGACCAACAACGCCCAAAACGGACACCTGTTGGAAGAGGACTACTACTCCCAGACTCAGCCCCCCTCTCTGGGAAAGCTGGCCAATGGCTCCCGTGGCAGTGGGGACATCCTGGAACGGGTCAGCCAGGTGCCCACCTACCCAGACGTGAAGGTGGCGAGGACTCTGCCCGTGGCACAGGCCTACCAGGACAACATGTACCGACAGCTCTCGCGTGACTCCCGGACCCAAGGCCCCACCTCCCCCATCAAACCAAAGAGACCATTTGTGGAGTCGAATGTGTGATGGCCTGTCTGTGATTGGATGGTTGGACTGGGCTTGTTAGTGGAACTGAGAGAGTAAAAAATATTTAGCTCGACAGAAGATGTGACGGGGTGCGTGTGTGTCATGGACGAACTCATCTCAACGAACTCACTagagacagaaaaccacaaAGCCAACAAACACACTTTAGGGTATTAGACATTATCTTATATGAAAAACATAACGGTGAGAAGTGATTCTTTCAATATCATAATCTGCACACAGGTAGGATAACAGGAGGGATCGCAAGTTCTAATCTAAATCAGAGACCAGTTCACTTCCGACACGTGGCACATTGTCCCCACGTGTGACCACATCAGGTGGGACTCCAAGAGTGAAAGTACTACCCATCGGACTCTACTTGTGGACTCTGTATCCATCTTCTGTTCTTTCAAAGTGTGCTCTTAACCAAG
The Oreochromis aureus strain Israel breed Guangdong linkage group 8, ZZ_aureus, whole genome shotgun sequence DNA segment above includes these coding regions:
- the tanc2b gene encoding protein TANC2 isoform X1, which encodes MFRNSLKMLLTGGKANRKSRSSDGGSEDLADPRSPSLDPHLSHIGQGGSIDSDCAFEGDYAVPPLSMTEGMQHIRIMEGVSRSLPSSPLLTHQTISVRLQPMKKLTAPLRKAKFVESPRIPQSELGSPTHTSTTAKNPDLDTYCPGESSQELGPPPSVDEAANTLMTRLGFLLGDKLSEGPAGTQYSMEEPEARQGQNQRISPCSTLTSSTASPPAGSPCSTLPPAMPGQAGNRDCAYGSVTSPTSTLESRDSGIIATLTSYSENMERGSKYGEGSRGNLKLWQSQKSGMDSFLYRVDENMTASTYSLNKIPERNLESMSSHSAHSIPLYLMPRPNSVAATSSAHLEDLAYLDEQRHTPLRTSLRMPRQSTTCGPGRSGQDLRASANSAHAWQSQSLRFAPYRPQDIALKPLLFEVPSITMDSVFTGREWLFQEIDAHLNNPNVSTNQGVVIVGNIGFGKTAIISRLVALSCHGTRMRQIASDSPQASPKHGEGLPLTQPQPTHGTLGGGSCPGTPEMRRRQEEAMRRLASQVVAYHYCQADNAYTCLVPEFVHNVAALLCRSPHLVAYREQLLREPHLQSILSLRSCVQDPLASFRRGVLEPLDALYKERKINSEEDLIILIDGLNEAEFHKPDYGDTIVSFLTKTINKFPPWLKLVVTVRTTLQEITNALPFHRISLDSLEDNDAIDQDLQGYILHRIHSSPEIQNNISLNGKMDNTTFGKLSAHLKALSQGSYLYLKLTFDLIEKGYLVLKSSSYKVVPVNLAEVYLLQCNMRFPTQSSFERALPLLNVAVASLHPLNDEQIYQAINAGSLQGTLDWEDFQQRVDNLSVFLVKRRDGTRMFVHPSFREWLIWREEGEKTKFLCDPRSGHTLLAFWFSRQENKLNRQQTIELGHHILKAHIFKGLSKKVGVSSSILQGLWVSYSTEGLSAALSSLRNLYTPNIKVSRLLMLGGANVNYRTEVLNNAPILCVHSHLGYMDMVALLLEFGASVDAQSESGLTPLGYAAAGGHMTIVTALCRRRAKVDHLDKNGQCALVHAALRGHMEVVKYLIQCDWSMGSQQQQQSPQTQQQSTFTKSHAVQQALIAAASMGYTEIVSYLLDLPEKDEEEVERAQINNFDTLWGETALTAASGRGKLEVCRLLLEQGAAVAQPNRRGIVPLFSAVRQGHWQIVDLLLTHGADVNLADKQGRTPLMMAASEGHLGTVEFLLAQGASLSLMDKEGLTALSWACLKGHLPVVRCLVESGAATDHADKNGRTPLDLAAFYGDSEVVQFLVDHGAMIEHVDYSGMRPLDRAVGCRNTSVVVALLKKGAKIGPATWAMATSKPDIMIILLSKLIEEGDSFYKKGKVKEAAQRYQYALKKFPREGFSEDLKTFRELKVSLFLNLSRCRRKMNDFGMAEEFATKALELKPKSYEAYYARARAKRSSRQFPEALEDLNEAIKQCPNNREIQRLLQRVEEECHQLNQEEHQQQDLELEPPPSPPPTPPPEEEESLSLSMPLPPPPEPRLEDMEPVQDLFEDEDYLEQELEAMSMGLPPPESLTNPSSLPIIQSPPLSPTHPDQIYLAGGSPMGQPYEYHPTSSSMSSPTRGSYQPTSPSLSPTHQNSHYRHSPPHTSPVHQPSYRFSPPPMGTGGQGMDHQSPPPSPLRRAAQYRASPPLESVCLYRSQSGSPVRYQTEQLPGRPKSPLSKMSSQRSFQLSSQPSLSSQHHQAQGLRLQPSIAQIVRTNQPSNVMGNSSYGGQMGHSMGGRYQGGSVDVESRLVYQPSLDGRSMSQVQASLSSGALCQHGGRGGVMESSLLKDELPQRPSSAYRASSGGPGGIRYSQTPQISRSQSAAYYPVSEHVLERANAMPPCQLGSPEIPHMVRRPVSANTTEMKQHVPTPRPLIHSQSVGLRFSPSSNNISTGSTSNLAPGFRPSSSIQQMEIPLQATYERTCDDISPISPSQGGGGLYQGETTRSRNTPFMGIIDKTARTQQYLHQPSRSRAMTSMDSAISPTSPGQLVQQGSTYSPPASLGNIAYYNKTNNAQNGHLLEEDYYSQTQPPSLGKLANGSRGSGDILERVSQVPTYPDVKVARTLPVAQAYQDNMYRQLSRDSRTQGPTSPIKPKRPFVESNV